Part of the Deltaproteobacteria bacterium genome is shown below.
ACAGGCATGCCAAAGCGGGAACAGGCCCGGCTCCTGGAAATAACCAACACCCTCATGGAAGAAGATCTCATTCACCGGGTGCGGATTGCCACCCGGCCGGATGATCTGCCGCCAGACACCCTCGCATTTCTCTCTCAACACCGGGTCGGCACCATTGAAATCGGCGTCCAATCGATGATCGACGATGTCTTGGAACGATCCCGGCGGGGGCACACTGCAGAAGACGTCGTCAGGTCTGTCCGTCTGGCGAAAGAGCGGGGATTTGCCGTGAGTGTCCACCTGATGGCGGGGCTTCCAGGTGACACGGAGGAATATTTCGCAGAAACCATACGGAAAATCATCGCGCTGAAACCGGATATGGCCCGCCTCCACCCCACCCTGGTCTTTCCGGAAACGACGCTCGCTGCCATGTACACGGCGGGCGAATATCTGCCCCTGACCATGGCGAACGCCATCTCACTTTGCAAGAGGGCTCTGACGCAATTTGACAAGGCCGGAATTCCCTTGATCCGTCTGGGCCTTCAGGAAACCGAGTTGATGAAGATGCCAGGCGGAATTCTGGCAGGTCCTTTCCATCCGGCTTTCCGCTCTCTCGTGGAGGCGTCGATTTTCCTGGACATGGCCGTGCAGCTCCTCCTCAAGTACAACGCTATGGAAAAACGGGTATGTTTTTCCGTTTGTCCCCGGGATATTTCTTCCTTTCGGGGTGAAAGAAACGGTAACATCCATGCGCTGATGACTCGCTTCAAGTTAAACGACATCACGATTCAGCCTGATCCCGCCCTGGAGCGGGGCACTCTGGTTCTCGCCCTGGCACATCACGGTTCACAACAACTGCGGCGAATGGACCAGAACTAGGCGTGGCGGTTGCGTTCCCCCAGCTTACATGCTATGTGGCCTTGTAGTTGGTGTCAGCGATCTCCCAGATAAGGAGTTGCATCGTGTTCAAATCAGGTTTCATCGCCATCATCGGGCGGCCAAACGTTGGGAAATCGACCCTGATGAACCATGTGATCGGGGAAAAAATCGCCATCACGACACCCAAACCACAAACCACCCGAAATCGTATCATGGGAATTTTCAACCGTGACGACGGGCAATTCATCTTTATTGATACACCGGGTATTCATCAGGCGTTTACACCCCTGAACAAGCTCATGGTCGATACGGCCGTTCGGACCTTTGGCAGCACGGACATCCTGTTGCTGCTTATGGACGCCGAAAAAGGCATCCAGGAGGCTGATCGGAAGCTGATAGAATCCCTGAAAGAGACCCCCCTCCCCATCATCCTGGGAATGAACAAAATCGATTTGATCAAAAAGGATCTCCTCCTGCCCATGATTGATGAACTGCGACAACTCGGCAGGTTCGAGGGAATCATCCCTCTGTCTGCTATCGAAGGCCGGGGCATTGATATTCTTCTGGATGAAATATGGAAGAGACTTCCCGAGGGGCCGTTCCTTTTCCCGGAAGACATGATGACCGATCGGACGGAACGGTTCATCGCCGCCGAGGTGATTCGGGAAAAAGTTATCCTGTTGACACACCAGGAAATCCCCTATGCAACGGCCGTAGTCATCGATACTTTCCAGGAGAACAAAGACAATCGTCGGCATATTCGAATTGAAGCGACGATTACCGTCGAAAAGGAATCCCAGAAGGGCATCCTGATTGGCAGAAAGGGAACCATGCTGAAGCGGATCGGTTCTCTCGCACGGACGGACTTGGAAATATTTTTCGCCTCACGGATATTCCTGAAACTCTTTGTCCGGGTCCGCAAGGGCTGGACCCAGAATAAACGGATGCTGAAGGAATTCGGTTATACGGAGGAATAAAATGAGCGTAAGGAAATAAGAAAACGATGAAAGTCTTTTTCCTGCTCTCAACGGGCCTGATTCTGTTCCTCTATGCCATAACGCAACTCGGAACAGCGGTCCAGAGGCTTTTTACGTTCCGCATTCGGAAATACATCCAGTACATCGTTAGACGGCCTTTGTCCGGTCTGTTAACCGGCGTTATCACGACTATTTTTTTCCAGAGCAGTTCCGCAGCAACTGTGCTCACCGTCGGCATGGTCAGTGCGGGCCTGGTTTCATTTTACCATTCCTTGAGTATTCTCCTGGGAGCCGATGTCGGAACGGTCATTACCGTTCAGCTTGTGGTCTGGCGATTTACGGATATATCGCCGCTCTTTATCGTTGTTGGGGGGTTCCTGTGGTTATCCGGCATGACTCGCTGGAAACGTATCGGTGAGGTGTTGTTCTATCTCGGCTTGCTTTTCTTCGGGCTGAGTCTGGCTTCCAGCGCTACAGAACCGTTACGGAACAACGATTTCTTTCTTCGTTTTTTCAGGGAATCGATCACCCCTCTGGTCGGTTTTGTCATCGGGGCCGTCTTTACCGCTCTGGTACAGGCCTCCGCCATTCCGATCAGCATGCTTGTGATCCTTGCCCAACAGGACTTGATGACCCTTCAGACCGCATTGCCCATCGTCCTTGGTGCCAATGTCGGCAATACCGTGGCGGCAATGATGGCCAGCACCATCGCCGGCATCAGCGGGAAAAGAACGGCCTTATCGCAATTTCTTTTCAAACTCATCGGCGCTTTGGCCTGTATGGCCACCCTGCCGTGGTTTCAAGCTTTTCTCAACGCTCTTCCCGTGAATATTCCCCAGCAAATTGTCTTCGGTCACCTGCTCTTCAATCTGTCCATCGCCCTCGTTTTCATTTTTTTCCTGAAACCCTTCGCCC
Proteins encoded:
- a CDS encoding radical SAM protein is translated as MEARKRYLFTTRFNYEDALRNGSVMIVPVFLMNKGCPHRCIFCNTRQIAGKTEEPLTKDHLRRRVARCISPGRHAGGPVELAFYGGNFTGMPKREQARLLEITNTLMEEDLIHRVRIATRPDDLPPDTLAFLSQHRVGTIEIGVQSMIDDVLERSRRGHTAEDVVRSVRLAKERGFAVSVHLMAGLPGDTEEYFAETIRKIIALKPDMARLHPTLVFPETTLAAMYTAGEYLPLTMANAISLCKRALTQFDKAGIPLIRLGLQETELMKMPGGILAGPFHPAFRSLVEASIFLDMAVQLLLKYNAMEKRVCFSVCPRDISSFRGERNGNIHALMTRFKLNDITIQPDPALERGTLVLALAHHGSQQLRRMDQN
- a CDS encoding GTPase Era: MRSCIVFKSGFIAIIGRPNVGKSTLMNHVIGEKIAITTPKPQTTRNRIMGIFNRDDGQFIFIDTPGIHQAFTPLNKLMVDTAVRTFGSTDILLLLMDAEKGIQEADRKLIESLKETPLPIILGMNKIDLIKKDLLLPMIDELRQLGRFEGIIPLSAIEGRGIDILLDEIWKRLPEGPFLFPEDMMTDRTERFIAAEVIREKVILLTHQEIPYATAVVIDTFQENKDNRRHIRIEATITVEKESQKGILIGRKGTMLKRIGSLARTDLEIFFASRIFLKLFVRVRKGWTQNKRMLKEFGYTEE
- a CDS encoding Na/Pi cotransporter family protein, giving the protein MKVFFLLSTGLILFLYAITQLGTAVQRLFTFRIRKYIQYIVRRPLSGLLTGVITTIFFQSSSAATVLTVGMVSAGLVSFYHSLSILLGADVGTVITVQLVVWRFTDISPLFIVVGGFLWLSGMTRWKRIGEVLFYLGLLFFGLSLASSATEPLRNNDFFLRFFRESITPLVGFVIGAVFTALVQASAIPISMLVILAQQDLMTLQTALPIVLGANVGNTVAAMMASTIAGISGKRTALSQFLFKLIGALACMATLPWFQAFLNALPVNIPQQIVFGHLLFNLSIALVFIFFLKPFARFVEWILPGTEQILPVTPEHLDEKKLGEPDIALECARKELERQIILAEKMIVDSILLIGHYDRGRDRDIGYIELVVDHLRREILDYLWKLSSRELTEAQTRRLFAYTAMADDVERIADHAMNIVDLSRSKHNRHIQFSPEGEEEIKIIEDLIFDNLRMSKSLLNQPDSSLIRKLTAQEEDVDVKTKDAREHHLARFYCHICHAEAGPIYVEYLIQLERISDHCQNIADYVEDMNNKQ